In Sphingobacterium sp. lm-10, one DNA window encodes the following:
- a CDS encoding M23 family metallopeptidase — protein sequence MRKILTSVLGCLIGSTAVQAQNKDIITTRDYPQNYFRSPLNITPDASGTFGELRSTHFHAGDDYRTQQRTGLPVYAVADGQVSRVRVQIGGGGNSVYIDHPNGYTSVYLHLETFNDALTNVIRAEQYKQKRFDVDVMVDKGVVSFKKGDVIANSGNTGASGGPHLHFEIRDTKSQHPLNTQLFGLQFVDRFAPTIQGLMVYDMEDGIFNEHTFRRPVSVRAVSTTDYKLSNNAVVQVNGKFGLGINAIDRHRAGGFQNGVYSIELFIDGKPMSTILFEELDFNTSRGIHSYIDYAHWKRSKAKYQKSFKDPGNPIEIFHHLPNDGILELQDDQVHDVKYVIKDVKGNCSELNFQIQNSANYRPTANAVKGQLMPHSKNNKFANENIQLDIPKGVLYTDLDFVYSNSVKPTGGYSEVHHVHNQLTSLFTTYQLRIKPTNLPERLRDKALIASTQSGSEGGKFEDGWVVVNTRNLGSFYVAVDTVAPNITPRNLSQGKNVAQQSRIDFTISDNFSGIQSFNGYIDGEWVLMEYDPKNRHLWHTFQASLSKGKHQFRLVVRDWKDNERVYQADFTR from the coding sequence ATGCGAAAAATATTGACTAGTGTGCTTGGTTGCCTCATCGGAAGTACGGCAGTACAAGCTCAAAACAAAGACATCATCACGACGCGAGACTACCCTCAAAATTATTTTCGCTCGCCATTAAACATTACACCAGACGCTTCTGGCACTTTCGGAGAACTGCGATCCACACATTTTCATGCAGGAGATGATTATCGTACACAGCAACGCACCGGACTACCCGTTTACGCTGTTGCAGATGGGCAGGTATCTCGTGTGCGCGTGCAGATTGGTGGTGGTGGAAATTCGGTTTATATAGACCATCCCAATGGTTATACATCGGTATATCTACACCTAGAAACCTTCAATGATGCCCTAACAAATGTAATCCGAGCTGAACAGTACAAGCAAAAGCGCTTTGATGTGGATGTAATGGTCGATAAAGGTGTCGTGAGCTTCAAAAAAGGCGATGTCATTGCGAATTCTGGCAATACTGGGGCTTCTGGAGGGCCGCATTTGCACTTCGAAATTAGAGATACAAAAAGTCAGCACCCCTTAAACACGCAGCTCTTTGGCCTTCAATTTGTCGATCGTTTTGCGCCTACTATACAAGGTTTGATGGTGTACGATATGGAAGATGGTATTTTCAATGAACACACCTTTCGCCGACCGGTATCAGTACGTGCTGTGAGCACTACGGATTATAAACTAAGCAATAACGCTGTGGTACAAGTGAATGGAAAATTCGGATTGGGTATTAATGCGATTGATCGGCATCGGGCCGGAGGATTTCAAAACGGCGTATACTCCATCGAGCTGTTTATAGATGGAAAGCCGATGTCTACAATATTGTTTGAGGAATTAGATTTCAACACCTCTCGAGGCATTCATTCATACATTGATTATGCGCATTGGAAACGTTCGAAAGCAAAATATCAGAAAAGCTTTAAAGACCCGGGAAATCCGATTGAGATCTTTCACCACCTGCCAAACGACGGTATTCTGGAGTTGCAAGATGATCAAGTGCATGACGTAAAGTATGTGATTAAAGATGTGAAAGGCAATTGTTCTGAACTGAACTTTCAGATTCAGAATTCGGCTAACTATCGGCCAACAGCCAATGCTGTGAAAGGACAACTAATGCCTCATAGCAAGAACAATAAATTTGCCAATGAAAACATTCAGCTTGATATTCCAAAGGGCGTGCTATACACGGATCTAGACTTCGTCTATAGCAACAGTGTCAAACCTACAGGTGGCTATTCGGAAGTTCATCATGTACACAATCAGCTGACATCTTTATTTACAACATACCAGTTACGGATTAAACCAACGAACTTGCCGGAAAGATTACGCGATAAAGCGCTTATTGCTTCCACACAGTCTGGATCCGAAGGCGGCAAGTTCGAAGATGGCTGGGTAGTTGTAAACACGCGCAACCTGGGCTCCTTCTATGTGGCTGTAGATACAGTGGCGCCAAACATTACACCGCGAAACCTAAGTCAAGGTAAAAATGTAGCACAACAATCTAGAATTGATTTCACGATCTCTGATAATTTTTCTGGCATCCAATCTTTCAACGGTTATATTGACGGGGAATGGGTATTGATGGAGTACGACCCCAAAAACAGACATCTTTGGCATACTTTCCAAGCCTCATTAAGTAAGGGAAAGCACCAGTTTCGATTGGTAGTGAGGGATTGGAAAGACAATGAGCGAGTATATCAAGCAGATTTTACACGATAA
- the bcp gene encoding thioredoxin-dependent thiol peroxidase, with amino-acid sequence MSTLQVGDTAPAITAKNQQGETIHLSDFTGKRVILYFYPKDNTPGCTTEACNFRDNYQSLLSEGFEVVGVSIDGEQSHQKFIAKYELPFNLLADEDQKIVNDYGVWVEKNMYGKKYMGTARTTFLIDEQGKIAHIIKKVDNKNAAEQIRDLYK; translated from the coding sequence ATGAGCACACTACAAGTGGGTGATACAGCACCAGCGATCACCGCAAAGAATCAACAAGGCGAAACCATTCACCTGTCAGACTTTACAGGAAAACGCGTAATCTTATATTTTTACCCGAAAGATAATACGCCTGGTTGCACCACGGAAGCCTGCAACTTTAGAGATAATTACCAGAGCCTTTTAAGCGAGGGTTTTGAAGTAGTTGGTGTAAGTATCGATGGCGAACAATCACACCAAAAGTTTATTGCCAAGTATGAACTACCTTTCAACCTACTGGCCGATGAAGATCAAAAGATCGTCAACGACTATGGTGTTTGGGTGGAGAAAAACATGTATGGTAAAAAATATATGGGTACGGCAAGGACTACCTTTTTAATTGACGAGCAGGGTAAGATCGCACACATCATCAAAAAAGTGGACAATAAAAATGCTGCTGAGCAGATCAGAGACCTGTATAAATAG
- a CDS encoding glycine--tRNA ligase: MSKQIDDFFKNIISHAKEYGFVFPSSEIYDGLSAVYDYGQLGSELKNNLKTYWWKSMVQLNDNIVGIDAAIFMHPTTWKASGHVDGFSDPMIDNKDSKKRYRADQLIEDKIDRYEKDGKSDKAAQLQEALDAALNADDLAKLKALIEEHNIVCPMSGTKNWTDVRQFNLMFATQMGAMADGAEQVYLRPETAQGIFVNFLNVQKTGRMKIPFGIAQIGKAFRNEVIARQFIIRMREFEQMEMQFFVRPGTEMEWYDKWKALRLKWHLALGPDAAKYRYHDHAKLAHYANAAVDIEYDFPFGFKEVEGIHSRTDFDLSQHQKFSGKKLQYFDPEINQNYVPYVIETSIGLDRLFLTVFANSLMHEDLSTDEKQDSRVVLKFHPAIAPVKAAVLPLTKKDGLPDKAREILSMLKLEFNTQYDEKDAIGKRYRRQDAIGTPYCITVDYQTLEDNTVTIRHRDSMEQERVSVDQLQQIIQQNVSWTSLLKQLM, from the coding sequence ATGAGCAAACAGATAGACGATTTTTTCAAGAATATCATTTCGCATGCAAAGGAGTATGGCTTCGTATTTCCGTCTAGCGAGATCTATGATGGCCTCAGCGCTGTCTACGACTATGGGCAACTGGGTTCTGAATTGAAGAACAATTTAAAAACCTACTGGTGGAAATCTATGGTGCAATTAAATGACAACATAGTCGGTATTGACGCGGCTATTTTCATGCACCCTACCACTTGGAAAGCTTCCGGCCACGTCGATGGCTTTAGCGATCCGATGATTGATAACAAAGATTCTAAGAAAAGATACCGTGCCGATCAACTGATTGAGGATAAAATAGATCGTTACGAAAAAGACGGCAAGAGCGATAAGGCAGCGCAACTGCAAGAGGCCCTGGATGCAGCCTTGAATGCGGATGATCTAGCTAAACTTAAGGCACTTATTGAAGAGCATAATATCGTCTGCCCGATGTCTGGTACAAAAAACTGGACGGATGTACGCCAGTTTAACCTGATGTTTGCCACACAGATGGGCGCTATGGCCGACGGAGCTGAACAGGTTTACCTTCGCCCAGAAACAGCTCAAGGTATCTTCGTCAACTTCCTGAATGTACAGAAGACTGGCCGCATGAAGATTCCTTTCGGTATTGCGCAAATCGGAAAAGCTTTTCGTAACGAAGTCATAGCACGTCAATTCATTATACGTATGCGCGAATTCGAGCAGATGGAGATGCAATTCTTCGTTCGCCCGGGCACGGAGATGGAATGGTATGATAAGTGGAAAGCGCTTCGATTGAAGTGGCATTTAGCCTTAGGCCCAGATGCCGCCAAATACCGTTATCATGATCACGCTAAGCTAGCACACTATGCCAATGCAGCGGTAGATATAGAATACGATTTTCCATTCGGCTTTAAAGAGGTGGAAGGTATTCACTCCAGAACAGATTTTGACCTGAGCCAACATCAGAAATTTTCTGGTAAGAAGTTGCAATATTTTGATCCGGAGATCAATCAGAACTACGTGCCTTACGTCATCGAAACCTCTATTGGTTTAGATCGTTTGTTTCTCACGGTCTTTGCCAACTCTTTGATGCATGAAGACCTATCTACCGACGAGAAGCAAGATTCCCGCGTGGTGTTGAAATTCCACCCGGCCATTGCTCCGGTGAAAGCAGCCGTATTGCCGCTGACCAAAAAAGATGGCTTGCCAGACAAAGCACGTGAAATACTATCAATGTTAAAGCTGGAGTTCAACACCCAATACGATGAGAAGGACGCAATTGGTAAGCGTTATCGTCGTCAAGATGCTATTGGAACACCTTACTGTATTACTGTTGACTACCAAACGTTAGAAGACAATACCGTTACGATTCGCCATCGTGATAGCATGGAGCAAGAGCGTGTAAGCGTGGATCAGCTTCAGCAAATTATTCAACAAAACGTAAGTTGGACAAGTTTATTGAAGCAGTTAATGTAA
- the nusG gene encoding transcription termination/antitermination protein NusG, with amino-acid sequence MADQSLKWYVVRAVSGKEKKVKQYVEAEINRLGIQHLVTQVLIPMEKYYQMRDGKKVAKERNYYPGYVLIEAALDGEIEHAIKNVNSVIGFLGDKAGNAIPLRPSEVNRILGKVDEMAEQGETINVPYYVGETVKVNDGPFNGFTGEIEEVHEDKKKLIVMVKVFGRKTPLELNYMQVEKE; translated from the coding sequence ATGGCGGATCAAAGTCTGAAGTGGTACGTAGTTCGTGCTGTAAGTGGTAAAGAGAAAAAAGTGAAGCAATATGTGGAGGCGGAGATCAACAGACTCGGCATTCAACATTTAGTCACACAGGTACTCATTCCCATGGAAAAGTATTATCAAATGCGCGATGGCAAGAAAGTGGCCAAAGAGCGTAACTACTACCCTGGATATGTGTTGATCGAAGCAGCGTTGGACGGAGAGATCGAGCACGCAATCAAAAACGTAAATAGTGTAATTGGATTCCTTGGTGACAAAGCTGGTAATGCTATTCCTTTACGTCCATCTGAAGTAAATCGCATCTTAGGTAAAGTAGATGAGATGGCTGAGCAAGGCGAAACCATTAATGTACCATACTATGTCGGCGAAACTGTAAAGGTAAACGACGGTCCATTCAACGGCTTTACAGGTGAGATTGAAGAGGTTCACGAGGATAAAAAGAAACTGATTGTGATGGTGAAAGTTTTTGGTCGTAAAACACCTTTAGAACTTAACTATATGCAAGTGGAAAAAGAATAA
- the secE gene encoding preprotein translocase subunit SecE: protein MAKVLDFFKDSYVEVTEKVTWPTWAQLQNHAVIVLVASVIIALVIFAMDKVSSNVLELLYGINS, encoded by the coding sequence ATGGCAAAAGTACTTGATTTTTTTAAAGACTCTTATGTCGAGGTTACCGAAAAGGTAACTTGGCCTACATGGGCGCAATTGCAAAATCATGCGGTCATTGTGCTTGTTGCTTCTGTCATCATAGCTTTGGTGATCTTCGCCATGGATAAGGTGTCGAGTAACGTGCTAGAGCTTTTATACGGAATAAACTCTTAA
- the tuf gene encoding elongation factor Tu — MAKEKFDRSKPHLNIGTIGHVDHGKTTTTAAITKVLADKGFSEARSFDSIDSAPEEKERGITINTAHVEYQTENRHYAHVDCPGHADYVKNMVTGAAQMDGAIIVVAATDGPMPQTREHILLGRQVGIPALVVFLNKTDLVDDEELLDLVEMEVRELLSFYDYPGDDVPVIKGSALGALNGEEQWIESIMELMNAVDNYIPIPPRLTELPFLMPVEDVFSITGRGTVATGRIERGVINSGDPVEILGMGAENLKSTVTGVEMFRKILDYGEAGDNVGLLLRGIEKTDIRRGMVIVKPGSVTPHSDFKAEVYVLSKAEGGRHTPFFNKYRPQFYFRTTDVTGEISLEEGTEMVMPGDNVTITVKLINSIAMEKGLRFAIREGGRTVGAGQVTEIIK, encoded by the coding sequence ATGGCAAAAGAGAAATTTGACCGGAGTAAACCACACTTAAACATTGGTACAATCGGTCACGTTGACCACGGTAAAACAACAACTACTGCAGCTATTACTAAAGTTTTGGCTGACAAAGGTTTTTCGGAAGCTCGTTCATTTGATTCAATTGACTCTGCTCCTGAAGAGAAAGAGCGTGGTATCACAATTAATACAGCACACGTAGAATACCAAACAGAAAACCGTCACTATGCGCACGTTGACTGTCCAGGTCACGCTGACTATGTGAAAAACATGGTTACTGGAGCTGCACAGATGGACGGTGCTATCATCGTAGTTGCTGCTACTGATGGTCCTATGCCTCAAACTCGCGAGCACATCTTATTAGGTCGTCAAGTAGGTATCCCTGCTTTAGTTGTTTTCTTGAACAAAACTGACTTAGTAGATGATGAGGAATTATTAGACCTAGTTGAAATGGAAGTTCGTGAATTGTTATCATTCTACGATTATCCAGGAGATGATGTTCCAGTAATTAAAGGTTCTGCTTTAGGTGCTTTGAACGGTGAAGAGCAGTGGATTGAGTCTATCATGGAGTTAATGAATGCAGTAGATAACTATATTCCAATTCCTCCACGTTTGACAGAACTTCCTTTCTTGATGCCTGTAGAGGACGTATTCTCGATCACAGGTCGTGGTACTGTTGCTACAGGACGTATCGAAAGAGGTGTAATCAACTCTGGAGATCCAGTTGAGATCTTAGGTATGGGTGCTGAGAACTTGAAATCTACTGTTACTGGTGTAGAGATGTTCCGTAAAATCTTAGATTACGGTGAAGCTGGTGATAACGTGGGTCTATTGTTGCGTGGTATTGAGAAAACTGATATCCGTCGTGGTATGGTTATCGTAAAACCAGGTTCGGTAACTCCTCACTCTGATTTCAAAGCAGAGGTATACGTATTGTCTAAAGCTGAAGGTGGCCGTCACACGCCTTTCTTCAACAAATACCGTCCTCAGTTTTACTTCCGTACAACAGACGTAACTGGAGAGATCTCTTTGGAAGAAGGAACTGAAATGGTTATGCCAGGTGATAATGTTACGATCACTGTAAAATTGATCAACTCTATCGCGATGGAAAAAGGTCTACGTTTCGCTATCCGTGAAGGTGGCAGAACAGTAGGTGCTGGTCAGGTAACTGAAATCATTAAATAA